The proteins below are encoded in one region of Armatimonadota bacterium:
- a CDS encoding transcriptional repressor, producing MTLIPIKMTPQRRVILETLRASRSHPSAEEVLSSVRRHLPRVSLGSVYRNLRVLREAGLVREIVTGEFRRYDAVTTPHAHFVCERCQRAYDLPEPVATAGFAGNVPEGFTVNWVDIEVRGVCAACGGTP from the coding sequence ATGACTCTCATTCCCATAAAAATGACGCCTCAGAGGAGGGTCATCCTCGAGACGCTTCGGGCCTCGCGCAGCCATCCCAGCGCCGAGGAGGTCCTGTCGTCGGTGCGCAGACACCTGCCGCGGGTCAGCCTGGGGTCGGTGTACCGGAACCTGCGGGTGCTGCGGGAGGCGGGGTTGGTGCGCGAGATCGTCACCGGCGAGTTCCGCAGATACGACGCGGTCACGACTCCACACGCGCACTTCGTCTGCGAACGCTGCCAGCGTGCCTACGACCTCCCCGAGCCGGTGGCGACGGCCGGGTTCGCGGGCAACGTCCCGGAGGGGTTCACGGTCAACTGGGTCGACATAGAGGTGCGCGGCGTGTGCGCGGCGTGCGGAGGGACACCGTGA
- a CDS encoding alpha-ketoacid dehydrogenase subunit beta translates to MPEIRYLDALNQAHHEEFERDERVIVMGEDVGRKGGVFGVTMGLYEKFGEDRVIDTPLAESSIVGCAIGMAANGLLPIAEIQFADFIHPAFDQIVSEAARMRYRSNGAFGCPMVIRVPYGGSHGTALYHSQSVEAFYAHVPGLKVVAPYTPYDAKGMLKEAIRDPDPVLFLEHKRMYRIVKGEVPEGDYTVPIGPAVVRREGKDISVFAYGWMLHESLQAAQALAAEGIDVEVVDVRSLRPLDKETILGSVAKTNKALIVYEDNRFVGFGAELAALIAEEAFEDLDGPVTRLAGPDVPGIPFAKPLEQWFWITQEKIASAVRKLAHY, encoded by the coding sequence ATGCCCGAGATCCGTTACCTGGATGCGCTGAACCAGGCTCACCACGAGGAGTTCGAGCGTGACGAGCGGGTCATCGTGATGGGCGAAGACGTCGGCCGCAAGGGCGGTGTCTTCGGCGTGACGATGGGCCTGTACGAGAAATTCGGAGAGGACCGGGTCATCGACACGCCGCTGGCGGAGTCTTCGATCGTCGGGTGCGCGATCGGCATGGCGGCCAACGGGCTGCTGCCGATCGCCGAGATCCAGTTCGCCGACTTCATCCATCCGGCATTCGACCAGATCGTGAGCGAGGCGGCCCGCATGCGCTACCGCTCGAACGGTGCGTTCGGGTGCCCGATGGTGATCCGCGTTCCCTACGGCGGCTCCCACGGCACGGCGCTGTACCACTCGCAGAGCGTCGAGGCCTTCTACGCGCACGTGCCGGGGTTGAAGGTCGTCGCCCCCTACACGCCCTACGACGCTAAGGGGATGCTGAAGGAGGCCATTCGGGACCCCGACCCGGTGCTGTTCCTGGAGCACAAGCGCATGTACCGGATCGTCAAGGGTGAAGTTCCCGAGGGCGACTACACGGTGCCGATCGGCCCCGCGGTGGTCCGGCGCGAGGGCAAGGACATCTCGGTCTTCGCGTACGGTTGGATGCTGCACGAGTCGCTGCAGGCGGCCCAGGCGCTGGCCGCCGAGGGGATCGACGTGGAGGTGGTCGACGTCCGGAGCCTCCGACCGCTGGACAAGGAGACGATTCTCGGCTCGGTGGCGAAGACCAACAAGGCGCTGATCGTCTACGAGGACAACCGCTTCGTCGGGTTCGGTGCCGAACTGGCGGCCCTGATCGCCGAAGAGGCGTTCGAGGACCTCGACGGTCCGGTGACGCGCCTTGCGGGCCCGGATGTCCCCGGCATCCCGTTCGCCAAACCCCTGGAGCAGTGGTTCTGGATCACCCAGGAGAAGATCGCCTCGGCGGTTCGCAAGCTGGCGCACTACTAA
- a CDS encoding branched-chain amino acid ABC transporter permease: MTPAEQIAQFVASGIVNGAIYALLGLGLVTIHAVTRTVNVAQGEFAAFGALLAASVVAAGLPVGLGLVIAVPASAALGWALYHFGIRPVGTAPPIVLLIVTIAAHLALKGILLIGWGTDPYNLPPFTIGEPVRIAQAVVSRQSLWVVGAVIVVLAVLYLFFTRTLLGRALRACAVNDTAARLVGIRVEAMGALAWTLAGALGGLAGVLITPVALATYDMGLLLGLKGFVGAVAAGFVSYPLTVLACVLFGVVESLGAGLVSSHYRDAIAFGVLIGAMLWRAALALREGVLVSEEAAQE, from the coding sequence ATGACTCCGGCAGAGCAGATCGCGCAGTTCGTCGCCAGCGGCATCGTCAACGGGGCCATCTACGCGCTGCTCGGGCTCGGGCTGGTCACGATCCACGCCGTGACGCGGACGGTCAACGTCGCCCAAGGCGAGTTCGCAGCCTTCGGCGCGCTGCTGGCCGCCTCCGTCGTGGCCGCGGGTCTGCCGGTCGGCCTGGGGTTGGTGATCGCCGTACCGGCTTCGGCAGCGCTGGGCTGGGCCCTGTACCACTTCGGGATCCGGCCCGTGGGGACGGCTCCTCCGATCGTGCTGCTCATCGTGACCATCGCGGCCCACCTCGCCCTCAAGGGCATCTTGCTGATCGGCTGGGGCACCGACCCCTACAACCTCCCGCCGTTCACCATCGGCGAGCCCGTGCGCATCGCCCAGGCCGTCGTCAGCCGACAGAGCCTGTGGGTCGTCGGTGCCGTGATCGTCGTGCTCGCCGTCTTGTACCTGTTCTTCACCCGTACGCTGCTGGGTCGGGCCCTGCGGGCCTGCGCGGTCAACGACACCGCCGCGCGCCTGGTGGGGATCCGCGTGGAGGCGATGGGCGCGCTGGCGTGGACGCTGGCGGGAGCGCTGGGAGGACTCGCCGGTGTGCTGATCACACCGGTCGCCCTAGCGACGTACGACATGGGGTTACTGTTGGGTCTGAAGGGCTTCGTGGGAGCTGTGGCCGCCGGCTTCGTGAGCTATCCGCTCACGGTGCTGGCGTGCGTGCTGTTCGGCGTCGTCGAGTCCCTCGGCGCCGGGCTGGTTTCGTCCCACTATCGGGACGCCATCGCCTTCGGCGTCCTGATCGGGGCGATGCTCTGGCGCGCGGCGCTCGCGCTGCGCGAGGGTGTACTGGTTAGCGAGGAGGCGGCACAGGAGTGA
- a CDS encoding branched-chain amino acid ABC transporter ATP-binding protein/permease: protein MSARWSTLAFVALLVALPWLVAGRLSLSIFLIVALHGLIAIGLTLLGGQAGQVSLGQAAFYGVGAYISAITTLRLGLDPWVAMPLAGGGAALLAYFVGAPVLLLRGHYLVLGTLALNVIIEVVLRNWQELTGGANGLTGIPPLHLGPLGPLRGNVPYYYIAWALVLSALWLGRNLITSRTGRALAAIRASEVAAVCMGISPPRYKVRVFALSATMAALAGSVYVHYLSFVSPSPFAFEVSIGILVMSVLGGMMHLPGAVLGAALLTLLREALRSTLPQFFRGGASAEYEIVVFGLLLAAVIIFAPGGLWPYVARLGGRGPKQPVTAVEPAAAPAPQADPPSPAHGMRSGGARSRTPSDGSATELPLLRVQGLTKRFGGLVAVNHLSFDVRRGEIYGIIGPNGAGKTTAFNLISGVIRPTSGTVTFDGRRIDHLPPDQIARLGIIRTFQTPKLVPDLSVVDNVRVGLHGQLRAGFFSSMAGFNRAEEQQSLQEALALLHKVGLDRRAGDPAGALPFGDLRLVEMARALAARPRLLLLDEPASGLTAAQRAHLGQLIREIREEGITVVLVEHDVRMVMGLADRVLVLNYGERLAEDRPDDVQRDPAVIAAYLGEELVGAAQQSRP from the coding sequence GTGAGCGCCCGGTGGTCCACCCTGGCGTTCGTCGCGCTGCTGGTCGCGCTGCCCTGGCTGGTGGCCGGGCGCCTGTCGTTGAGCATCTTCCTGATCGTGGCGCTGCACGGTCTGATCGCCATCGGGCTGACGCTGCTGGGCGGGCAGGCAGGGCAGGTCTCCTTGGGCCAGGCGGCCTTCTACGGGGTGGGCGCCTACATCTCCGCGATCACGACGCTGCGACTGGGTCTGGATCCCTGGGTGGCCATGCCGCTGGCGGGCGGGGGCGCCGCGCTGCTCGCCTACTTCGTCGGCGCGCCTGTGCTGCTGCTGCGCGGACACTACCTGGTCCTGGGCACCCTCGCGCTGAACGTCATCATCGAGGTCGTGCTGCGCAACTGGCAGGAACTCACCGGCGGAGCCAACGGCCTGACCGGGATCCCGCCGCTGCACCTCGGCCCACTGGGTCCGCTGCGCGGCAACGTCCCCTACTACTACATCGCCTGGGCCCTCGTGTTGTCCGCGCTGTGGCTGGGGCGGAACCTGATCACCTCCCGCACCGGCCGGGCGCTCGCCGCAATCCGGGCCAGTGAGGTCGCCGCCGTCTGCATGGGGATCTCGCCGCCGCGCTACAAGGTGAGGGTCTTCGCCCTCAGCGCCACCATGGCGGCGCTGGCCGGCAGCGTTTACGTGCACTACCTGAGTTTCGTCAGCCCGTCGCCGTTCGCGTTCGAGGTCTCCATCGGGATCCTGGTCATGAGCGTCCTGGGAGGCATGATGCACCTCCCCGGTGCCGTCCTCGGAGCCGCCCTGCTGACGCTGTTGCGCGAGGCGCTGCGCTCCACCCTCCCGCAGTTCTTCCGCGGCGGCGCGTCCGCCGAGTACGAGATCGTGGTCTTCGGACTGCTGCTGGCCGCCGTCATCATCTTCGCGCCCGGCGGTCTGTGGCCGTACGTCGCGCGCCTTGGAGGACGCGGCCCCAAGCAGCCGGTGACCGCCGTCGAACCCGCGGCCGCCCCGGCACCCCAGGCGGATCCTCCTTCTCCGGCGCACGGGATGCGCAGCGGGGGCGCCCGATCCCGGACGCCCAGCGACGGGTCGGCGACGGAGCTGCCTCTGTTGCGGGTCCAGGGGCTGACGAAGCGGTTCGGCGGCCTGGTGGCGGTGAACCACCTGTCGTTCGACGTCCGGCGCGGCGAGATCTACGGCATCATCGGCCCCAACGGCGCCGGCAAGACCACCGCGTTCAACCTGATCTCGGGCGTGATCCGTCCGACGTCCGGGACCGTGACGTTCGACGGGCGCAGGATCGACCACCTGCCGCCGGACCAGATCGCGCGCCTGGGCATCATCCGGACGTTCCAGACCCCGAAACTGGTGCCGGACCTGTCGGTCGTCGACAACGTCCGCGTCGGCCTGCACGGCCAACTCCGTGCGGGGTTTTTCTCGTCGATGGCCGGTTTCAACCGCGCGGAAGAGCAGCAGTCCCTACAGGAGGCCCTCGCGCTCCTCCACAAGGTGGGCCTCGACCGCCGTGCCGGCGACCCGGCCGGGGCGCTGCCGTTCGGCGACCTGCGGCTCGTTGAGATGGCACGTGCGCTCGCCGCCCGGCCCCGGCTGCTCTTGCTCGACGAGCCGGCGTCGGGACTGACGGCCGCGCAGCGGGCGCACCTCGGGCAACTGATCCGTGAGATCCGGGAAGAGGGAATCACGGTCGTGCTCGTGGAACACGACGTCCGGATGGTGATGGGGCTGGCCGACCGTGTCCTCGTACTGAACTACGGCGAGCGGCTCGCCGAGGACCGGCCAGACGACGTGCAGCGGGACCCCGCGGTGATCGCGGCCTACCTTGGCGAGGAACTCGTGGGGGCCGCACAGCAGAGCCGACCGTAG
- the lpdA gene encoding dihydrolipoyl dehydrogenase produces MADTYDLVVIGAGPGGYVGAIRAAQLGMRTAIVERDKLGGTCTHYGCIPTKALLHAADVVEQARRAAQFGIVVEGAAVDMRGVQGYRQRVVDANHKGVEFLMRKNKVATFAGTARLAARNRVHVSLNDGSETELQAHHVLLATGSRPRSIPGVSIDGNRILSSDHIVFLQEVPRRLAILGAGVIGCEFASVFAAFGSEVTMIEILPRVLPGEDEEVSGAIEKAFGRRGIRIHTGAKLSSIEPAEGGLRLWVEKEGKTESLEADLLLVAVGRGPVSDDLGLADVGVELDGGFIRTDERFRTTADGIRAVGDVIHAVPMLAHVASHEAVRAVEDIAGQEFQPLDYDAVPRCTYSNPEVASFGLTEAQARERGYDVRVGRYPFLANGKARILGERDGFVKIVTDARYGEILGMHMVGPRVTELLTEGILGRSVEATVHEIAHAMHAHPTLGEAIHEAALDALGRAIHM; encoded by the coding sequence ATGGCCGATACCTATGACCTGGTCGTGATCGGCGCCGGCCCCGGAGGCTACGTGGGCGCGATCCGGGCGGCGCAGCTGGGGATGCGCACCGCGATCGTCGAGCGGGACAAACTCGGCGGGACGTGCACCCACTACGGCTGCATACCGACCAAGGCGCTGCTGCATGCCGCCGACGTCGTCGAGCAAGCGCGGCGGGCCGCACAGTTCGGCATCGTCGTCGAAGGCGCCGCCGTGGACATGCGCGGAGTCCAGGGCTACCGTCAGCGTGTCGTCGACGCCAACCACAAGGGCGTCGAGTTTCTCATGCGCAAGAACAAGGTCGCGACGTTCGCCGGTACCGCCCGCCTCGCCGCCCGGAACCGGGTCCACGTGTCGCTCAACGATGGCTCGGAGACCGAACTGCAGGCCCACCACGTCCTGCTGGCGACCGGATCGCGGCCACGCAGCATCCCCGGGGTGTCGATCGACGGCAACCGCATCCTCAGCAGCGACCACATCGTCTTCCTGCAGGAAGTTCCCCGGCGGCTGGCGATCCTGGGTGCCGGTGTGATCGGATGTGAGTTCGCCAGCGTCTTCGCGGCCTTCGGCAGCGAGGTGACGATGATCGAGATCCTGCCGCGCGTGCTGCCGGGGGAGGACGAGGAGGTGAGCGGCGCGATCGAGAAGGCGTTTGGCCGGCGTGGCATCCGGATCCACACCGGCGCCAAGCTGAGTTCGATAGAACCCGCCGAGGGCGGCCTGCGCCTGTGGGTGGAGAAGGAGGGCAAGACCGAGTCGCTGGAGGCGGACCTGTTGCTCGTGGCCGTGGGGCGTGGGCCGGTGAGCGACGACCTGGGATTGGCGGACGTCGGCGTGGAGCTGGACGGCGGGTTCATCCGGACCGACGAGCGTTTCCGCACGACTGCAGACGGCATCCGCGCGGTCGGCGACGTGATTCACGCTGTGCCGATGCTGGCGCACGTGGCCTCCCACGAGGCGGTGCGGGCAGTGGAGGACATCGCCGGGCAGGAGTTCCAGCCGCTGGACTACGACGCCGTTCCGCGCTGCACGTATTCGAATCCGGAGGTGGCTTCGTTCGGCCTGACCGAGGCACAAGCCCGGGAGCGCGGATACGACGTGAGAGTCGGTCGCTACCCGTTTTTGGCCAACGGCAAGGCGCGGATCTTGGGCGAGCGGGACGGATTCGTCAAGATCGTGACGGATGCGCGGTACGGCGAGATCCTGGGGATGCACATGGTGGGGCCGAGGGTGACCGAGCTGCTGACGGAGGGCATCCTCGGCAGGAGCGTCGAGGCCACGGTCCACGAGATCGCGCATGCGATGCACGCGCACCCGACGCTGGGCGAAGCGATCCACGAAGCCGCGCTCGACGCGCTCGGTCGGGCGATCCACATGTAG
- a CDS encoding thiamine pyrophosphate-dependent dehydrogenase E1 component subunit alpha — MSAREVTAKAKHLEMGLSDADVLEMYRYIVLARALDDRMWVLQRAGKAMFVISGPGHEGAQVGMMWPLDRKHDWFVPFYRSVAAVLVKGMSPAEILLSLLAKATDPSSGGRQMPAHYGHPRYKILSTSSPVGTQYPHAAGIAYAAKIRRTGEVVITSIGDGGTSQGDWHEALNFAAIHKVPCIFAVENNRYAISVPLNKQMAVPSIALRAQGYGMPGSSVDGNDVLECYRVTKEAYDRAKRGDGPTLIEFRVERLGSHSSDDQQERYRPKEEIEAARQRDPILTFGTYLRSVGLLDDAKDQQLRAEVQREIDEATDVAERAPDPDPATAARHVYYDPDPDNPVDPVWWRGDTDRRR, encoded by the coding sequence ATGAGCGCACGGGAGGTCACCGCCAAGGCAAAGCACCTCGAGATGGGCCTCAGCGACGCCGACGTGCTCGAGATGTACCGCTACATCGTCCTGGCGCGCGCGCTGGACGACCGGATGTGGGTCCTGCAGCGGGCCGGCAAAGCCATGTTCGTGATCTCTGGGCCCGGGCACGAGGGCGCGCAGGTCGGGATGATGTGGCCGTTGGACCGCAAGCACGACTGGTTCGTGCCTTTCTACCGGTCGGTGGCGGCGGTCCTCGTCAAGGGCATGTCGCCGGCCGAGATCCTGCTGTCGCTGCTGGCGAAGGCGACGGATCCCAGCAGCGGAGGCCGCCAGATGCCGGCCCACTACGGCCACCCGCGCTACAAAATCCTGTCGACGAGCAGCCCGGTGGGCACGCAGTACCCCCACGCCGCGGGGATCGCGTACGCGGCGAAGATCCGGCGAACCGGGGAGGTGGTCATCACCTCCATCGGGGACGGCGGGACGAGCCAGGGCGACTGGCACGAGGCCCTCAACTTCGCGGCGATCCACAAGGTGCCGTGCATCTTCGCGGTGGAGAACAACCGATACGCGATTTCGGTCCCGCTGAACAAGCAGATGGCGGTGCCCAGCATCGCGCTGCGTGCGCAGGGCTACGGGATGCCCGGTTCCTCCGTGGACGGCAACGACGTCCTGGAGTGCTATCGCGTCACCAAGGAAGCGTATGACCGCGCGAAACGGGGGGATGGGCCCACCCTCATCGAGTTCCGCGTCGAGCGGTTGGGGTCGCACAGCAGCGACGACCAGCAGGAGCGCTACCGGCCGAAGGAGGAGATCGAAGCCGCAAGACAGCGCGATCCCATCCTCACCTTCGGGACGTATCTGCGCTCGGTGGGACTGCTGGACGACGCGAAGGACCAGCAGCTGCGCGCGGAAGTGCAGCGGGAGATCGACGAGGCCACCGACGTCGCCGAGCGCGCGCCGGACCCCGATCCGGCCACCGCGGCCCGGCACGTCTACTACGACCCTGACCCGGACAACCCCGTGGACCCGGTGTGGTGGAGGGGCGACACCGACCGTCGGAGGTGA
- a CDS encoding dihydrolipoamide acetyltransferase family protein gives MPTEVKMPQLGESTYEATIGKWLKKPGDQIQRFEPLVELITDKVNVEMPSPVGGKLLEIVAEEGQTLPTGAVIALVETAEPAQAPTAAAGTDGEEPQARQEVSAVGKAAEAAPRRAGGLRLSPLVSRLADEHGIHPEELARIEGTGAGGRITKNDVLRYLERRGAAAAPAAPPKPPEVRAASGDRVIPLDAVRRAIADRMARAKREIPHAYGVVEADVTELTRWYEANRDAFLAHNGVRLTYTALFVRAVVEGLKAFPIVNAQWSEQGIVQKGAMNIGVAVSFEDALVVPVIHHAEEKSLVGVARELDAIVRRTREGKLALDDVQGGTFTITNPGVFGSILSMPIINYPQAAILATDAIVKRPVVRDDAIAIRAIMHLGLSFDHRVFDGAVAVGFLNKVKECLEAVDPVTR, from the coding sequence ATGCCCACCGAAGTGAAGATGCCGCAGCTGGGCGAGAGCACCTACGAGGCCACGATCGGGAAGTGGCTGAAGAAACCCGGCGACCAGATCCAGCGCTTCGAGCCGCTCGTCGAACTGATCACCGACAAGGTCAACGTGGAGATGCCCTCTCCGGTCGGGGGCAAGCTGCTGGAGATCGTGGCCGAGGAAGGCCAGACGCTTCCCACTGGCGCTGTGATCGCCCTGGTGGAGACCGCGGAGCCGGCACAAGCACCCACCGCGGCCGCTGGGACCGACGGAGAAGAGCCACAGGCACGCCAGGAGGTGTCCGCGGTCGGGAAGGCCGCCGAGGCCGCCCCGCGCAGGGCGGGCGGGCTGCGGCTGTCGCCGCTGGTCAGCCGGCTGGCGGACGAGCACGGCATCCACCCGGAAGAACTCGCGCGCATCGAGGGCACGGGGGCGGGCGGACGGATCACAAAGAACGACGTCCTCAGATACCTTGAGCGGCGCGGTGCGGCTGCCGCCCCGGCGGCTCCACCCAAGCCACCCGAGGTGCGGGCCGCGTCCGGTGACCGCGTGATTCCACTGGACGCGGTGCGCAGGGCGATCGCCGACCGCATGGCCCGCGCGAAGCGTGAGATCCCGCACGCCTACGGCGTCGTCGAGGCCGACGTCACAGAGCTGACGCGCTGGTACGAGGCCAACCGCGACGCCTTCCTGGCGCACAACGGGGTGCGGCTGACGTACACGGCGCTGTTCGTCCGGGCGGTCGTCGAGGGCCTCAAGGCGTTTCCGATCGTCAACGCCCAGTGGTCGGAACAGGGGATCGTCCAGAAGGGCGCGATGAACATCGGCGTGGCGGTCTCTTTCGAAGACGCCCTGGTGGTTCCGGTGATCCACCACGCGGAGGAGAAGAGCCTGGTCGGGGTGGCGCGGGAGCTCGATGCGATCGTGCGCCGCACGCGCGAGGGTAAGCTGGCCCTCGACGACGTCCAGGGCGGGACGTTCACGATCACGAATCCGGGCGTGTTCGGCTCGATCCTCTCGATGCCGATCATCAATTACCCGCAGGCGGCCATCCTCGCGACCGACGCAATCGTGAAGCGGCCGGTCGTACGGGACGACGCGATCGCGATCCGTGCGATCATGCACCTGGGGCTGTCGTTCGACCACCGCGTCTTCGACGGCGCCGTGGCGGTGGGCTTCCTCAACAAGGTAAAGGAGTGCCTCGAGGCCGTCGATCCGGTGACGAGGTGA
- a CDS encoding metal-dependent transcriptional regulator codes for MSTGRTEEYLRGVLHLRAGQRRVSLTALARWLGVSPASAHEMVCRLQRLGLVTYSREEGVRLTPEGGRRAFGKERRYHLSQRFLEDVLGMEPDVARREAVRFERGMTPVVEQQIIRLFSERAHRKRGTF; via the coding sequence GTGAGCACCGGGCGGACCGAGGAGTATTTGCGCGGCGTGCTGCACCTGCGGGCTGGCCAGCGGCGCGTCAGCCTGACGGCGTTGGCGCGGTGGCTGGGTGTGTCGCCGGCCTCCGCGCACGAGATGGTCTGCCGGCTGCAACGCTTGGGGCTGGTGACCTACTCGCGCGAGGAGGGCGTGCGCCTCACGCCGGAGGGCGGCCGGCGGGCATTCGGCAAGGAGCGGCGGTACCACCTGTCCCAGCGGTTCCTCGAGGACGTGCTGGGGATGGAACCGGACGTGGCGCGGCGCGAAGCGGTGCGTTTCGAGCGCGGCATGACACCGGTCGTCGAGCAGCAGATCATCCGCCTGTTCAGCGAACGCGCCCACCGCAAACGCGGTACATTCTGA